In one window of Rathayibacter caricis DSM 15933 DNA:
- a CDS encoding HpcH/HpaI aldolase family protein: MSAQRGLPAGRADGVWCQLGEPLTAVQIARSGVDWLALDAQHGAFDDSAVVATLRAAAVLEERPPVAVRVAELSDALIGRALDAGADVVIVPMVETVAQAEAAVGAAHYPPVGRRSWGPMAGLWGAVAPTPAEARCELWVMIETRAGLDAVDGILALPGVAGVFVGPFDLAIALGVALPDLIAADGPGDPLPAIVAAARRSGVRAGVFAGDPERAERLLALGFEVVAVVTDQALIALGVAALRSDG; the protein is encoded by the coding sequence ATGAGTGCGCAGCGAGGTCTCCCCGCCGGACGTGCCGACGGCGTGTGGTGCCAGCTCGGCGAGCCCCTGACCGCGGTGCAGATCGCGCGCAGCGGAGTCGACTGGCTGGCCCTCGACGCGCAGCACGGGGCGTTCGACGACTCCGCGGTCGTCGCGACGCTGCGGGCCGCGGCGGTGCTCGAGGAGCGGCCGCCCGTCGCCGTGCGGGTCGCCGAGCTCTCGGACGCCCTGATCGGCCGGGCGCTCGACGCCGGTGCCGACGTGGTGATCGTGCCGATGGTCGAGACGGTCGCGCAGGCGGAGGCGGCCGTCGGGGCCGCGCACTACCCGCCGGTCGGCCGTCGCAGCTGGGGTCCGATGGCGGGACTGTGGGGAGCGGTCGCCCCGACGCCCGCCGAGGCGCGCTGCGAGCTGTGGGTGATGATCGAGACCCGCGCCGGTCTCGACGCGGTCGACGGGATCCTCGCGCTGCCGGGAGTCGCGGGCGTCTTCGTGGGCCCGTTCGATCTCGCGATCGCACTCGGCGTCGCGCTGCCCGACCTGATCGCCGCCGACGGACCCGGCGACCCGCTGCCCGCGATCGTGGCGGCGGCCCGTCGCTCCGGTGTGCGCGCAGGTGTGTTCGCCGGCGATCCGGAGCGGGCGGAGCGACTCCTCGCGCTCGGCTTCGAGGTCGTCGCGGTCGTCACCGATCAGGCGCTGATCGCCCTCGGGGTCGCCGCCCTGCGATCGGACGGCTGA
- a CDS encoding SDR family oxidoreductase, producing MSLSVLFIGGTGIISAEGVRRSLAVGHDVTVLNRGRTSIRPLPEGVRTLTADVRDSASMRDALGDEHFDVVVEFAAFTPEHVQQDIDLFAGRTGQYVFISSASAYQKPPARVPVTESTPLRNPFWTYSQDKIACEDLLVAEYRRSGFPVTIVRPSHTYDRTALPVDGGWTVIDRMRRGLEVVVPGDGTSLWTLTHSSDVAVGLVGLFGATAAIGEAFHITGDETPTWDRIHQDLAAAAGTEARIVHVASDAIAGADPELGAGILGDKAHSMVFDNAKVRSLVPAFSPAVRFSDGAREIVEWYDADPSRRVVDERMNALFDALLEAYRPRPL from the coding sequence ATGTCGCTCAGCGTGCTGTTCATCGGTGGAACCGGCATCATCAGCGCGGAGGGCGTCCGCCGCTCCCTCGCCGTCGGGCACGACGTGACCGTGCTCAACCGGGGGCGGACGTCGATCCGGCCGCTCCCCGAGGGCGTTCGGACCCTGACCGCCGATGTCCGCGACTCCGCCTCGATGCGCGACGCCCTGGGCGACGAGCACTTCGACGTCGTCGTCGAGTTCGCCGCGTTCACCCCCGAGCACGTGCAGCAGGACATCGACCTGTTCGCCGGGCGCACCGGCCAGTACGTCTTCATCAGCTCGGCCTCGGCCTACCAGAAGCCGCCGGCGCGCGTGCCGGTGACCGAGTCGACTCCGCTGCGGAACCCGTTCTGGACGTACTCGCAGGACAAGATCGCCTGCGAGGACCTCCTCGTCGCCGAGTACCGCCGCAGCGGCTTCCCCGTGACGATCGTGCGGCCCTCGCACACCTACGACCGCACCGCGCTGCCGGTCGACGGAGGCTGGACCGTGATCGACCGGATGCGGCGCGGCCTCGAGGTGGTCGTCCCGGGCGACGGCACCTCGCTCTGGACCCTGACCCACAGCAGCGACGTGGCCGTCGGGCTCGTCGGCCTGTTCGGCGCCACGGCGGCGATCGGCGAGGCGTTCCACATCACCGGCGACGAGACGCCCACCTGGGACCGCATCCACCAGGACCTGGCCGCCGCGGCCGGGACCGAGGCGCGGATCGTGCACGTCGCCTCCGACGCGATCGCCGGCGCCGATCCGGAGCTCGGCGCCGGGATCCTCGGCGACAAGGCGCACTCGATGGTCTTCGACAACGCGAAGGTGCGGAGCCTGGTGCCCGCGTTCTCGCCGGCGGTGCGGTTCAGCGACGGCGCGCGCGAGATCGTCGAGTGGTACGACGCCGATCCGTCGCGCCGGGTCGTCGACGAGCGGATGAACGCGCTGTTCGACGCCCTGCTCGAGGCGTACCGACCGCGGCCGCTCTGA
- a CDS encoding putative oxygenase MesX, whose product MANDVTFRITTTCFDEDYTPSTSSRSTTNFANLARGEHRRQNLRNALTMIDRRFNDLAHWDNPGRDRYTVQLEIVSVEVGFPAEEAVRDFPLLEVLDVRIVDRLTGVRHHGIVGNNFSSYVRDFDFSVRLPAANTGAEEFTVPEDFGDLHGALFQSFLESDAYRERFSAPPVICISVSTSRTYHRTPNHHPILGVEYRQDERSLTDEYFGRMGLQVRYFLAPGSVAPLAYYFRGDLLNDHSNLQLIGTISTMETFQKIYRPEIYNTNSAAADLFRPSLQQQDYSRTQIDYDRAERDRLAVEQGAYTAEHFIEPHRELLDAWAAEHRTPAR is encoded by the coding sequence ATGGCGAACGACGTCACCTTCAGGATCACCACGACCTGCTTCGACGAGGACTACACCCCGTCGACCAGCTCTCGGAGCACCACGAACTTCGCCAACCTCGCCCGGGGCGAGCACCGCAGGCAGAACCTCCGCAACGCCCTGACGATGATCGACCGCCGGTTCAACGACCTCGCCCACTGGGACAACCCGGGTCGGGACCGCTACACCGTCCAGCTCGAGATCGTCTCGGTCGAGGTGGGGTTCCCCGCCGAGGAGGCGGTCCGCGACTTCCCCCTCCTCGAGGTCCTCGACGTCCGGATCGTCGACAGGCTGACCGGCGTGCGCCACCACGGGATCGTCGGGAACAACTTCTCGTCCTACGTCCGCGACTTCGACTTCAGCGTGCGACTGCCGGCCGCGAACACGGGTGCGGAGGAGTTCACCGTCCCCGAGGACTTCGGCGATCTGCACGGCGCCCTGTTCCAGAGCTTCCTCGAGTCCGACGCGTACCGGGAGCGCTTCTCGGCGCCGCCCGTCATCTGCATCAGCGTGTCGACGAGCAGGACCTACCACCGGACCCCGAACCACCACCCGATCCTCGGCGTGGAGTACCGGCAGGACGAGCGGTCCCTGACCGACGAGTACTTCGGCCGGATGGGGCTGCAGGTCCGGTACTTCCTGGCACCCGGCTCCGTCGCACCGCTCGCGTACTACTTCCGCGGCGACCTGCTCAACGACCACTCGAACCTCCAGCTGATCGGCACGATCAGCACGATGGAGACGTTCCAGAAGATCTACCGCCCGGAGATCTACAACACGAACTCCGCGGCGGCGGACCTTTTCCGGCCGAGCCTCCAGCAGCAGGACTACTCGCGGACGCAGATCGACTACGACCGCGCCGAACGCGATCGACTCGCCGTCGAGCAGGGCGCCTACACGGCGGAGCACTTCATCGAGCCGCACCGGGAGCTGCTGGACGCCTGGGCGGCGGAGCACCGGACCCCCGCCCGCTGA
- a CDS encoding phosphotransferase — protein MDGPLAGGNMNDVERSGDTVLRNAGPWTPTVHRYLRYLAVAGIDWAPRPLGVEGGRERLSFVEGEVPLYPLPAWVWSDSVLEEGARRLRALHDASIGFGIDGAVWQAPAKVPAEVICHNDFAPHNLAFIDGALVGAIDFDMCSPGPRLWDIAYFATRVVPLTAVTPEGAPGMDDARRRVELLLRRYGSDATWADVVRVAVVRLHDLAEMSIGKAEELGKPHLLGEAAEYTADARFLRDLLDRDARAAALPH, from the coding sequence ATGGACGGACCTCTCGCCGGCGGCAACATGAACGACGTCGAACGCAGCGGGGACACCGTCCTGCGGAACGCCGGACCGTGGACGCCGACCGTCCATCGCTACCTCCGGTACCTGGCCGTCGCCGGGATCGACTGGGCGCCCCGGCCCCTCGGCGTTGAGGGCGGGCGCGAGCGGCTCTCGTTCGTCGAGGGGGAGGTGCCGCTCTACCCGCTGCCCGCCTGGGTGTGGAGCGACTCCGTCCTCGAGGAGGGAGCGCGCCGGCTGCGCGCACTGCACGACGCGAGCATCGGCTTCGGCATCGACGGCGCCGTCTGGCAGGCGCCGGCCAAGGTTCCGGCTGAGGTTATCTGCCACAACGACTTCGCCCCGCACAACCTGGCGTTCATCGACGGCGCCCTCGTCGGCGCGATCGACTTCGACATGTGCTCGCCGGGTCCGCGGCTCTGGGACATCGCCTACTTCGCGACGCGCGTCGTCCCGCTGACGGCCGTGACTCCGGAGGGAGCGCCCGGGATGGACGACGCTCGTCGCCGGGTCGAGCTGCTCCTGCGCCGGTACGGCTCGGACGCGACATGGGCGGACGTCGTCCGCGTGGCGGTCGTCCGCCTCCACGACCTCGCCGAGATGTCGATCGGCAAGGCCGAGGAGCTCGGGAAGCCGCACCTCCTCGGAGAGGCGGCGGAGTACACCGCGGACGCGCGGTTCCTCCGCGACCTGCTCGACCGCGACGCGCGCGCCGCCGCGCTTCCTCACTAG
- a CDS encoding threonine/serine ThrE exporter family protein has protein sequence MRPPRLLQQVVGTLSGQKPAAPVSRRARRASLAEQTVRSVLELAVRLGETLLSLGAAAAEVTETIQRVCRAYGIEVQVDLTFTSILVVHDGGDDSAGVSVLRVVQTRSADYERLARVTALVTAITDGSPEVRVADTVDSSEARDEARHQFEAAHERLDAILVQPHRYRRAVVTLTLAVMAAGVAVLLGGGPLVVLVAAATAALIDTVTRLLGGWGLPAFFQQIAGAAVATGVAVLLLAVVPQLPVELAALPPALVVASGVVVLLAGLSFVGAADDAINGFPITAGGRLLEVGLLTLGIVVGIAAVLDAARSLGVELVLVDSYARPWPAGVQILGAGIAAGAWALSSHTPPRPALIAALTGAGAWLASDSLLALGAAPLMASAAPALVIGLLGEALSDRMRIPAVVTTACGIVPLLPGLTLYRGVLDLTSGGDPASGIELLLQAGMIAVGLAGGVTLGRIAYRRLRTPVVRAVAPVRARARRDRGMDAALAADVLYREGEPSPTTAPLPVVDPAPSPSDPHEPLVRTGTLPIISTIGAPEANGVSDSADPDRG, from the coding sequence ATGCGCCCTCCACGTCTCCTCCAGCAGGTCGTCGGCACACTCAGCGGACAGAAGCCGGCCGCGCCCGTCAGCCGTCGCGCCCGCCGCGCCTCCCTCGCCGAGCAGACCGTGCGCAGCGTGCTCGAGCTGGCGGTGCGGCTCGGCGAGACGCTGCTCTCGCTCGGAGCGGCGGCGGCCGAGGTGACCGAGACGATCCAGCGCGTCTGCCGGGCGTACGGCATCGAGGTGCAGGTCGACCTCACGTTCACGTCGATCCTCGTGGTGCACGACGGAGGCGACGACTCCGCCGGCGTGAGCGTGCTGCGGGTGGTGCAGACGCGCAGCGCCGACTACGAGCGGCTCGCCCGCGTGACGGCGCTGGTCACCGCGATCACCGACGGCTCCCCCGAGGTGCGGGTCGCCGACACTGTCGACTCGAGCGAGGCGCGCGACGAGGCCCGGCACCAGTTCGAGGCGGCCCACGAACGGCTCGACGCGATCCTCGTGCAGCCGCACCGCTACCGCCGGGCCGTCGTCACCCTCACTCTCGCGGTCATGGCCGCCGGAGTCGCGGTGCTGCTGGGCGGCGGACCGCTCGTGGTCCTCGTCGCGGCCGCCACCGCCGCCCTGATCGACACCGTCACCCGCTTGCTGGGCGGGTGGGGCCTGCCCGCGTTCTTCCAGCAGATCGCGGGCGCGGCGGTCGCGACCGGAGTGGCGGTGCTGCTGCTCGCGGTCGTGCCGCAGCTGCCGGTCGAGCTCGCCGCGCTGCCGCCGGCGCTGGTGGTCGCCTCCGGGGTCGTCGTGCTGCTCGCCGGCCTCTCGTTCGTCGGCGCCGCGGACGACGCGATCAACGGCTTCCCGATCACCGCCGGCGGACGCCTGCTCGAGGTCGGACTGCTCACCCTGGGCATCGTCGTCGGGATCGCCGCCGTGCTCGATGCGGCGCGCTCCCTCGGCGTCGAGCTCGTGCTCGTCGACTCCTACGCCCGCCCCTGGCCGGCCGGCGTGCAGATCCTCGGCGCGGGGATCGCGGCCGGCGCGTGGGCGCTCTCGTCGCACACCCCGCCGCGTCCGGCGCTGATCGCCGCGCTCACGGGTGCGGGCGCGTGGCTCGCCTCCGACTCGCTCCTCGCGCTCGGCGCCGCTCCGCTGATGGCCAGCGCCGCTCCCGCGCTCGTCATCGGCCTGCTCGGCGAGGCCCTGTCCGACCGGATGCGGATCCCCGCCGTCGTGACGACCGCCTGCGGGATCGTGCCGCTGCTGCCCGGGCTGACGCTCTACCGCGGCGTGCTGGACCTGACGTCCGGCGGCGACCCGGCGAGCGGCATCGAGCTGCTGCTGCAGGCCGGGATGATCGCCGTCGGGCTCGCGGGAGGCGTCACGCTCGGGCGCATCGCATACCGCCGACTGCGGACTCCGGTGGTGCGCGCCGTGGCGCCGGTGCGTGCGCGGGCGCGGCGGGACCGCGGGATGGACGCGGCGCTGGCCGCCGACGTGCTGTACCGGGAGGGCGAGCCGTCGCCGACCACGGCGCCGCTGCCGGTCGTGGATCCGGCGCCCTCCCCCTCGGATCCGCACGAGCCGCTCGTGCGGACGGGGACCCTCCCGATCATCAGCACGATCGGGGCACCGGAGGCGAACGGCGTCTCCGACTCCGCGGACCCGGACCGCGGTTGA
- a CDS encoding LysR family transcriptional regulator, translating to MARRTGGISLQQLHYFVEVASEGSISAAADLLYVAQPTMSAAMKDLETRVGRALLVRSARGVALTTDGAEFLGYARQVIEQVALLEQRYLGRPPSRRLLGVSTQHYSFAVDAFVRMVRSTEGEKYEFSLRETRTRDIIEDVRTLRSELGILYRNDFNRDVIDKILRDAGLAFHPLFLALPHIFVSRRNPLASRERVTLADLAELPRLTFDQGADNSFYFAEEILSTLSSDREIRVSDRATIFNLMIGLDGYTISTGIISDDLDPAIVAVPLDVDERIEIGWIGHSAIPLTEQARRYLTELRAVVTEGGITLLG from the coding sequence ATGGCACGACGAACGGGCGGGATCTCGCTCCAGCAGCTCCACTACTTCGTCGAGGTCGCCTCCGAGGGGTCGATCTCCGCTGCGGCCGACCTGCTCTACGTCGCTCAGCCGACCATGTCCGCGGCGATGAAGGATCTCGAGACGCGGGTGGGACGCGCCCTCCTCGTCCGCTCCGCCCGCGGGGTAGCCCTCACCACGGACGGTGCCGAGTTCCTCGGCTACGCCAGGCAGGTCATCGAGCAGGTGGCGCTCCTCGAGCAGCGCTACCTGGGGCGGCCGCCGTCGCGTCGCCTGCTCGGGGTGTCCACGCAGCACTACTCGTTCGCCGTCGACGCCTTCGTGCGGATGGTCAGGAGCACGGAGGGGGAGAAGTACGAGTTCTCCCTGCGCGAGACCCGCACCCGGGACATCATCGAGGACGTCCGCACTCTGCGCAGCGAGCTGGGGATCCTGTACCGCAACGACTTCAACCGGGACGTCATCGACAAGATCCTCCGCGACGCGGGGCTCGCCTTCCATCCCCTCTTCCTCGCCCTGCCGCACATCTTCGTCTCGCGGAGGAACCCACTGGCCTCGCGCGAGCGGGTGACCCTCGCGGATCTCGCCGAGCTGCCGCGGCTCACCTTCGACCAGGGGGCGGACAACTCCTTCTACTTCGCCGAGGAGATCCTCTCCACGCTGTCGAGCGACCGGGAGATCCGCGTGTCCGACCGGGCGACGATCTTCAATCTGATGATCGGCCTCGACGGGTACACCATCTCGACCGGCATCATCAGCGACGACCTCGACCCGGCCATCGTCGCCGTCCCGCTCGACGTCGACGAGCGGATCGAGATCGGCTGGATCGGTCACTCCGCCATCCCTCTCACCGAGCAGGCGCGGCGCTACCTGACCGAGCTGCGGGCCGTGGTGACCGAGGGCGGCATCACCCTGCTCGGGTGA
- a CDS encoding NosD domain-containing protein: MPGPFQYDVTTWPVGDPTRDVGEVLNSMLDDVRSRQTATDEQQGGRPGAVIHLPPGDYPLRTQVVIDISYLRIQGSGHGFTSSSIRFNVPEAEWPDLHELWPGGSRIQVLLEGGATQEEGAAFLVRREGSPRISSVEFVDFCLDGMHFEADGTDVHPENTYVNGRTGILVTSANDSFRVTGMGFVYLEHALTIHHADALSIHDNFLAESGSCIELLGWGQASKITDNLLGAGPHGHSIRAENHGGLLITANNVFPRGASSVHLSGVTRSSVVANRLHSFYPGMVLLDEGSSENLVGSNHLLRDHEPWTPFLGIDNGRDDDFGLVRIDGSDNSVLANHVSEVVDARKVRPEGSAPVIVRLVGGTGNQVSGNHIVGKDVRAASGGSAFEAQVDALLSTATSDRLPLTTVLVDAASTRNTILDSGTEDEIVADRAVNAVRATPSIPG, encoded by the coding sequence ATGCCCGGCCCCTTCCAGTACGACGTCACGACCTGGCCCGTCGGCGATCCGACCCGCGACGTCGGCGAGGTGCTGAACAGCATGCTCGACGACGTCCGGAGCCGTCAGACCGCCACCGACGAGCAGCAGGGCGGCAGGCCCGGCGCCGTCATCCACCTCCCGCCGGGCGACTACCCGCTGCGCACGCAGGTCGTCATCGACATCAGCTACCTGCGCATCCAGGGCTCCGGCCACGGCTTCACCTCCTCCAGCATCCGGTTCAACGTGCCCGAGGCGGAGTGGCCCGACCTGCACGAGCTGTGGCCCGGCGGCAGCCGCATCCAGGTGCTGCTGGAGGGAGGCGCCACGCAGGAGGAGGGCGCCGCGTTCCTCGTCCGCCGCGAGGGCAGCCCGCGGATCAGCTCGGTCGAGTTCGTCGACTTCTGCCTCGACGGGATGCACTTCGAGGCCGACGGCACGGACGTCCACCCCGAGAACACCTACGTGAACGGCCGCACCGGGATCCTCGTCACGAGCGCCAACGACTCCTTCCGCGTCACCGGCATGGGCTTCGTCTACCTCGAGCACGCGCTGACGATCCACCACGCCGACGCGCTCTCGATCCACGACAACTTCCTCGCCGAGAGCGGCAGCTGCATCGAGCTGCTCGGCTGGGGCCAGGCGTCGAAGATCACCGACAACCTGCTCGGCGCCGGCCCGCACGGGCACTCCATCCGAGCCGAGAACCACGGCGGGCTGCTGATCACCGCGAACAACGTGTTCCCCCGGGGCGCGAGCAGCGTGCACCTGAGCGGAGTGACGCGCTCGAGCGTCGTCGCCAACCGCCTGCACTCCTTCTACCCCGGCATGGTGCTGCTCGACGAGGGCAGCTCCGAGAACCTCGTCGGCTCGAACCACCTGCTGCGCGATCACGAGCCGTGGACGCCGTTCCTCGGCATCGACAACGGCCGCGACGACGACTTCGGCCTCGTCCGGATCGACGGCAGCGACAACTCCGTGCTCGCGAACCACGTCTCGGAGGTGGTGGACGCCCGGAAGGTGCGCCCGGAGGGATCCGCGCCGGTGATCGTCCGCCTGGTCGGCGGCACCGGCAACCAGGTCTCGGGCAACCACATCGTCGGCAAGGACGTCCGCGCCGCCTCGGGTGGATCCGCCTTCGAGGCACAGGTCGACGCGCTGCTCTCGACCGCGACCTCGGACCGGCTCCCGCTCACGACCGTCCTCGTGGACGCGGCGTCGACGCGCAACACGATCCTCGACTCCGGCACCGAGGACGAGATCGTCGCCGACCGCGCGGTGAACGCGGTGCGGGCGACCCCGTCGATCCCGGGCTGA
- a CDS encoding methionine synthase, producing the protein MNTLLPTSIAGSLPKPSWLAEPETLWSPWKLEGDELVEGKQDALRIAAHEQHRRGIDIISDGEQTRQHFVTTFIEHLAGVDHVNRETVRIRDRYDASVPTVVGAVSRERPVFVDDAAFLRRHTSRPIKWALPGPMTMIDTLADRYYGSREKLAWEFAAILNEEARELEAAGVDIIQFDEPAFTVFHDDVRDWGVAVLERAAEGLRAQTAVHICYGYGIKANTDWKRTLGPEWRQYETSFPLLQRSTLDIVSLECHHSHVPMELLELLRGKKVMLGAIDVASETVETPEEVAGTLRDALRFVDAADLLPSSNCGMAPLPRAVAHGKLSALTAGAEILRAELTASAP; encoded by the coding sequence GTGAACACTCTCCTGCCCACCTCCATCGCCGGCAGCCTGCCCAAGCCCTCCTGGCTCGCCGAGCCGGAGACGCTGTGGTCCCCCTGGAAGCTCGAGGGCGACGAGCTGGTCGAGGGCAAGCAGGACGCCCTGCGCATCGCCGCCCACGAGCAGCACCGACGCGGCATCGACATCATCAGCGACGGCGAGCAGACCCGGCAGCACTTCGTCACGACCTTCATCGAGCACCTCGCCGGAGTGGACCACGTCAACCGCGAGACGGTGCGGATCCGGGACCGGTACGACGCGAGCGTGCCGACCGTCGTCGGCGCCGTGAGCCGCGAGCGGCCCGTGTTCGTCGACGACGCGGCGTTCCTCCGCCGGCACACGTCCCGGCCGATCAAGTGGGCCCTCCCCGGACCGATGACCATGATCGACACCCTCGCCGACCGCTACTACGGGAGCCGGGAGAAGCTGGCCTGGGAGTTCGCGGCGATCCTCAACGAGGAGGCGAGGGAGCTCGAGGCCGCCGGGGTCGACATCATCCAGTTCGACGAGCCGGCGTTCACCGTCTTCCACGACGACGTGCGGGACTGGGGGGTCGCCGTCCTGGAGAGAGCGGCGGAGGGGCTGCGCGCCCAGACGGCCGTGCACATCTGCTACGGCTACGGGATCAAGGCGAACACCGACTGGAAGCGGACCCTCGGGCCGGAGTGGCGCCAGTACGAGACGTCGTTCCCGCTCCTGCAGCGCTCCACCCTCGACATCGTGTCCCTGGAGTGCCACCACTCCCACGTCCCGATGGAGCTCCTCGAACTCCTCCGCGGCAAGAAGGTCATGCTCGGCGCGATCGACGTGGCGAGCGAGACCGTCGAGACCCCGGAGGAGGTCGCCGGCACCCTCCGCGACGCACTGCGGTTCGTCGACGCGGCGGACCTCCTGCCGAGCTCGAACTGCGGCATGGCTCCCCTGCCTCGCGCGGTCGCCCACGGGAAGCTGAGCGCGCTGACCGCCGGCGCCGAGATCCTCCGCGCGGAACTCACCGCCTCGGCACCCTGA
- a CDS encoding amino acid transporter: protein MLTGLSEESGAHQGPHATTVEKTHSWWRVMCLTGVDYFSTLGYQPAIAAVAAGLLSPLATIVLVLLTLFGALPVYRRVARESFRGEGSIAMLERLLPWWGGKLFVLVLLGFAATDFMITITLSAADATAHAVENPFAPAWFEGAEVPLTLGLVALLGLVFLKGFKEAIGIAVVLVAVFLLLNLVVIAVSFGHVVENPVVITDWWSALTTQHGNPLVMVGIALIVFPKLALGLSGFETGVAVMPQITGAPGDTPGDPAGRIRGAKRLLLTAAIIMSSFLITSSIVTTLLIPQAQFQPGGEASGRALAYLAHEYLGDGFGTVYDISTICILWFAGASAMAGLLNIVPRYLPRYGMAPQWAAAVRPLVLVFTAIAFLITILFEADVNAQGGAYATGVLVLITSASVAVFLSARRQRQRKRTVGFALIALVFVYTTVVNVIERPDGVRIAAVFIVGIVVVSLISRVQRSFQLRATSVVLDDQALAFVRSDADDYGVIRIVSHEPDEDSEQEYRTKLSEERRDSNIPARSPVLFLEVHRADSSNFEEDLEVRGVVRHGFRVLQVSSGNVPNTLAAVLLEIRSETGVIPEIYFEWTEGSPLSNMFRFLITGAGEVAPVTREVLRRAEPDPGRRPAVHVG, encoded by the coding sequence ATGCTCACCGGCCTGTCCGAGGAGTCCGGCGCGCACCAGGGCCCGCACGCGACCACGGTCGAGAAGACGCACTCGTGGTGGCGCGTCATGTGCCTCACGGGCGTCGACTACTTCTCGACGCTCGGCTACCAGCCCGCGATCGCCGCGGTCGCCGCGGGGCTCCTCTCTCCGCTCGCCACGATCGTGCTCGTGCTGCTCACGCTGTTCGGCGCACTGCCCGTCTACCGCCGCGTCGCGCGCGAGAGCTTCCGCGGCGAGGGCTCGATCGCGATGCTCGAGCGGCTGCTGCCCTGGTGGGGCGGCAAACTCTTCGTGCTGGTGCTGCTCGGATTCGCGGCCACCGACTTCATGATCACCATCACCCTCTCGGCGGCCGACGCCACGGCGCACGCCGTCGAGAACCCGTTCGCCCCCGCCTGGTTCGAGGGGGCGGAGGTGCCGCTGACCCTCGGACTCGTGGCGCTGCTCGGGCTCGTGTTCCTCAAGGGGTTCAAGGAGGCGATCGGCATCGCGGTCGTCCTCGTGGCCGTGTTCCTCCTCCTGAACCTGGTGGTGATCGCGGTGTCGTTCGGGCACGTGGTCGAGAACCCGGTCGTGATCACCGACTGGTGGAGCGCGCTGACGACGCAGCACGGGAATCCGCTGGTCATGGTCGGGATCGCGCTCATCGTGTTCCCGAAGCTCGCGCTCGGGCTCTCGGGGTTCGAGACCGGAGTCGCGGTGATGCCGCAGATCACCGGCGCGCCCGGCGACACCCCCGGGGACCCGGCGGGGCGGATCCGCGGGGCGAAGCGCCTGCTGCTGACCGCGGCGATCATCATGTCGAGCTTCCTGATCACGTCGAGCATCGTGACGACGCTGCTGATCCCGCAGGCGCAGTTCCAGCCCGGAGGCGAGGCGAGCGGGCGCGCGCTCGCCTACCTCGCGCACGAGTACCTGGGCGACGGCTTCGGCACCGTCTACGACATCAGCACCATCTGCATCCTCTGGTTCGCGGGCGCGTCGGCCATGGCGGGGCTGCTGAACATCGTGCCGCGGTACCTGCCGCGCTACGGCATGGCTCCGCAGTGGGCCGCCGCCGTGCGGCCGCTGGTGCTCGTGTTCACCGCGATCGCGTTCCTCATCACGATCCTCTTCGAGGCCGACGTCAACGCGCAGGGCGGGGCCTACGCGACGGGCGTGCTCGTGCTGATCACCTCGGCGTCCGTCGCCGTGTTCCTCTCGGCGCGCCGGCAGCGGCAGCGCAAGCGCACCGTCGGCTTCGCGCTGATCGCGCTCGTCTTCGTCTACACGACGGTCGTCAACGTGATCGAGCGGCCCGACGGGGTGAGGATCGCGGCGGTCTTCATCGTCGGCATCGTCGTCGTCTCCTTGATCTCGCGGGTGCAGCGGTCGTTCCAGCTGCGCGCCACCTCCGTCGTGCTCGACGACCAGGCGCTGGCCTTCGTCCGCTCCGACGCCGACGACTACGGAGTGATCCGCATCGTCTCGCACGAACCCGACGAGGACTCGGAGCAGGAGTACCGCACGAAGCTCAGCGAGGAGCGTCGCGACAGCAACATCCCGGCCCGCTCGCCCGTGCTGTTCCTCGAGGTGCACCGCGCCGACTCGTCCAACTTCGAGGAGGACCTGGAGGTGCGCGGAGTCGTGCGGCACGGCTTCCGCGTGCTGCAGGTGAGCAGCGGCAACGTGCCGAACACGCTGGCCGCGGTGCTGCTCGAGATCCGCTCCGAGACGGGGGTGATCCCCGAGATCTACTTCGAGTGGACGGAGGGGAGTCCGCTGTCGAACATGTTCCGCTTCCTGATCACGGGCGCGGGCGAGGTGGCGCCGGTGACGCGCGAGGTGCTGCGTCGCGCGGAGCCGGATCCGGGGCGCCGGCCGGCGGTGCACGTGGGGTGA